DNA sequence from the Pseudophryne corroboree isolate aPseCor3 chromosome 6, aPseCor3.hap2, whole genome shotgun sequence genome:
GCATGTCTTACCTGTACATCCCATTGCAGGTCAGGCTTTGTTTTTATCACCAGAGCTGCAACTGCAAGCAATGATTTAATGTCCTCATTCTGTTGCTAGTTAAAATGGATTTTATATTACATTGGCTAAGTTTAGAACTGTAATTGATCAGTTTTTTTTAGTTTCTACTCAACAAATGAGAACACTGTACACTGTGGTGGGAACGTTGGCTAATCAGCCAACCCATGTAATGAGTGCTTTCACTTACAGTATATTATAATACAAGTACTGTATGTGGAAGTGCTCAACGAAGCGCTATATCTGACATAAGCTAAGAGATATGGTTATTTTCTGGGCTTTCCGCGTGAGAAGGATGTTTATATGAACATGTCACTTGCTAGTTTATTATGAGTTGCACACTGAGGTTAGTCTGACATTGTTCCTTCCCCACATTCATCTACACCATAGTGCAGGAAAGAGTCTTGCAAAAATTTGGACTTTTAGCCCTATTAAGCTGCCAAAACACTTTATGAAGTTAATCAATAcaaaattttattttaaaaaatgcaaaaatgttGAAGCTATAATTTTGAGTACTATCATATTACTCAAGTGGTATGTACACAGGGGAGATGTAACAAGCCTTTGAGAGAGGTACAGTAGAGAAGTTGCACAAAGCAACCAGATTCTAACTAATTTATCCAGCAGAGTCTTTTGAAATAAATGACATCTCCCCTATTGTATGGGTCATTTACAAACCTGCTAAATGTTACCCCATTTACCAGTTAGTGACATCATACACCTGCTGTGTAATCTTGTCTACTTCTAAATCTGTGGTGGATCTAGGTAAATTGCGACATTCGATCATAAATCCCAAAATAAATGACAGTTGTGCCGCTAAAAGGTATCCTTACCATGAGGTGCATTCCTGACCCAGTACCACATTGAAGGAGTTTTAGGGGAAGAAAAAGGGGCTAGGGATTCTCTGGATTTTACTAAATGCTGgtctagggatatatttactaaaggttgattttaatcAATTTGAATCAATTACAGATAAATGAAAATCGATCTTAATTGATGTTGGGCTTACAGAGCTAAATGCATATTTACTAAtagattttttgggggggaattttAATTCTTAAATGTTAGTCAAAGTGTGTTTTAGAActgtaagcccaacatcgattaagaatgATTTTAATTGATCTGAaatcgatctttagtaaatatactccctattgtccaatcgCTGTCATTAATAAGAGAtaatggggggagatgtatcagaccttggagaggtaaagtggagagagttagagtaccaaccaatcagctgctgtcatttttcaaacacagcctgtaacatggcagttagatgctgattggttggcactttggggcatattcaatggaagtcggatccattccgacattcatttgtgggaatggatccgacctgggctattcaatgctatctcaatccgacttttaaaaaagtcaaattgagaagtGGGAGGGGAGACGGGAGAGAGCCACGgacagacggggagagcagcgctacagcagcggctgctgtcgtgctgctctccccgtctgcccgcagctctacccagtccccccccccccgtctctgccTCTCCCCTTCCCCGAATcaaagccgccgctcacggcagcgtccacccagccatGACAATCACATCAAGCACCAGCAACCTCAGTCCTCAGCAAACACCGAATGGCAGGGGTGTGAGGGCATAGTTCATGCCTCAAACACCTTAATGAGGTGCCCACCTTCCTTGCAGGAACTACGTACTCTCGGGGAGAAATGTCTGCTCTCTCTGGAGTCCAAGACGCATGCCTTCAACTCAGGAGTTTGCAGGACATTGTGGAAGAGTAAACAACAGTGATCTCTATGAATATCCAGCTGCATTTTACAAATGGCAAAGCAGGTGCTCAGGGCAGTGGCTGTACCCAAGACCTCCAGTTAACTGCACTGGAAAGAGACATCACAAAGATCACATAATGGTTCTTTGTGTAAGTTAAACATCTCTGCCAGCATGCTTCAATATTTGCCTGGGCCATTGCCCACTACATTGTTTTCCTGATAACCACCTCCATCAGATCATTGTCTGCTTCATGCTCAAGGTTGGGGCAGATCCAGAGGGGGACGTATGggataggtgtgtgtgtgagggataACATAGTTCACTCCCCTCCTGCACTGTGATTGGTGAATGACCAGTGTGGTGCAAACGCTGCGAGACAGGTAGATGATGCTGCCCAGCTTTTCCAATTACAATGGGAAAGGTGGGGTAGGAGTCTCTGTCTGCTTCTCAGCCACCAGACTTGTGTAGTGTGCAGTCACAgccaacacagcactactggggaGGGGGGATTGGGGCAGCCACTTAATCAAGGTCTAGTTAAACCACAAACATGTAAATAGCGAGATGCCTGCAAAAAGGCCTGGAGCAGTAAACGCTGGCCATGGAACCCCCGTCCCACGTGACATGGGCTTACAGGGAATATTCTTATGGACCACTTCAATGTGATGTGTGCAAAAGTGGAGTAGTTTGTAAATGCAGAAAATAATTATGTCAACTTCAAAATGTTTACCTAAACATGGAGAATGACTGTTGTTTAATACCACTTACTGATCTGAAATTGCCTACATTCATAGCTGCTGCTGTATGCCAGCTGTCTGCTACTCGCCCACGTCCTCAGCTCAGATACTGTGAAGACttctaaaaacagaaaaaaaagtcaCACCAAAGGAAAGGAGGACAGAGCCCATGGGAAGACCTCCCCAGATCCTGTGCTTGGAGTCAACTCTTTTGCTCCTTCTCCGTATTATAGTTTGGTGGAGGAATATGAGCAAAGCTTAATGGAGATGGTTCATCAGCTAAGAAATGGTTCAGAGCCCTCTGGTGGCCGATGTGAAGTAAACCTGAGGCTCTGGCTTTCTAACAGGAGAAGCCTTTCCCCCTGGACGTACAGGTGAGTTTGCTCACTACTACTTTTTGTTTAATATTTATTGCAGTCACAAATGTACCAAACAGTACACTACTTCTAAATGTGATACCACCTACAAAAATAACTGCCAAGACAATCACTGTAATATTATCTTTTTAGTTATAAAGCActgacatattacacagcgctgtacattgAAAGGATGATGATATGACAAGTACACACAACATGAAACACAAGGCAAGGATAGCCCCAAATGACCTTAACACCTAAAAGGTATGGGCCGTACATGATTCAGAAGGTAGCATTAGAATAACAGGTGGGGATATGAAGGTGGCTGTTGCTAGGCAGCATCAAAATCAGTCTCCAATAATAAATTAGAAATAAATAATCAGGGACTGGCATATCTATGCAGGGGATACGGTCATataaccggcgctcgggatcccggcggtcaccatgctgacgctggaatcccgcccACTTATCAGtccaacagttggcatgccgactgacggactattcccactcgtgggtgtccatgacacccatagagtgggaatagaccctgtggcgagcgtagcaagccaccgagcccgctgcaaggggctttgttgcactccccCCTACCCTGACGGAATtctgctgtcaggatcccggagtcgatatgctgaccgccaggattcccAGCTCCAACCCCTGCACAGCTATACTGTTGGTGTAGTATAATTGCCAGCTTTTGCAAGTCACTGCATCTCAGTGGGTTTGACCTCGCAATTTAAAGCGGCAATAACAGTAAATGCATATGCGCGCTTTTCACTTATTAGTGCCGGTTTAAACTTCAAGGTCAAACATGCTGAAAAATTAGTGAATCACACTCTTTATATAAATCAATGAGAATTTTCTTAACACTAGCCATGGCAATTGCAAGCTCACCATCATAATTTACGTTAGCGTTATACTGTGATAAATAGACCATTCTGCTGGTGTGTTTATTATTAACTGCTCAAAAGATACAGGGCAATTTCCGCATCCACATCATTCTGCAACATCCCGATTATCCATAACCATTTTCTTTGAAGGTCTGAACTACACTAGTGCCTGTGCGCTATAATCACCAAGTAGTGCGTGCTAGATATTGTCGCTCACTAGTGACCTCCTATGTCTGAAAAGATCATTCCCTGACTACACTACTATATGTGGCTGACTGATGTGCTCCCTTTCTGTCAGTCTAACCTAGAAGCTGCATCAATGTCTAATTATGGAAAGCTATAGCTGCGTAGTATAGCCAATCAATAAAGGAGCTGACTGTTACAGGAGAGAATAATGGAAATGCCCTGCTGATATATACAGCAGCTCACACAGAACTCCAGCAATCATTGTTCTAGCATAAAGAGGTATACAGTACATGGACACGCAAGTACACTGTACAAGTACTGCATTATAGAATTGCTCTTATATGACCACTAATCTTAGGGTGACATTTAACATGGCCAAAAGCATCACTCTATACCCCTAGTTGTACACTTTTCATCATCTCCACAACCCCTCCCTAACACTTTTCACCACCTTGGTTTATTTTGGTCACTTTCTTCTCTCTCCAAGTATCGCACACACTTTTCATCCATTCTGTATGTCCTTTATCTTTTGCCAGGCGGTACACAACACGTCAAGACTCTTCTAACATTCATTTTTCAAGGAGAAGGGTCAGTTGCTAATTGAGGTACTTGAAAATCCTCTGAAGACTCAGTCATGGCAGGAATAAGATAATGTGCTTTATAAATAATTCCCTGTGCTTTCAGAACTTAGTGACCAACGTTATAATTAGCTGATTGCAGTAATTGATGCTTGAAGTAGTGACAAACGCTACAACTGTATAATAGAAAAACACACTTGCTTAGAGGGAATATTCTATGTAAGAGGAGACATGGAACTGTTGCCTTATCTTTTTGCTTCTTTGCACGCCATAATATATCACAATTTTTCCACTACTCCTTTTATACTAAACAATAAAACATGCAGGACGAGTCCAAAGTGCATTCCTTCCGTTCGTTTTGCTTCCCTCATACTATGATTGGTGCAGACTTACTGCAGAACCACCTTCCATGGATACAACATTATCAATTATACTCCGTTCTTCTTTTTATATAACTGATACAATAAGTGTATGGTTTAAATGAATCTAAAAACAAAAaccacttttttttctttcttttttaaaattctgcactctGCATTAAAAAGCGAAGAAAATCTCAAGAGAGACTGTAAAAACATCTATAAATATGACAATAAGGGTGTGCTTATATCCTAAATATATACCTTTTTTTAATAGCTTAAGGTGTCAAACTTTATAGATGTTACATTTTTCATATTCCTTCACCTTCAAAAGATACCACAAATAACGTTTGCTGTCTCTTCCAGAAACCAGACTAGCTTAAAACTAAACTGTAGCCTAGAGTTTCCAGAaaatccccagtgggccccacctCCTCTTTTAATGACAGGTTTCAGATTCAAATTATACAATGTTACTAAGGGTCAGTTACCTGGTAGAGCAGGAACATGGATGAATAGAGCATGCACTGTAGAAACCATGTTATCTGCAAGCTATGGGGTCGATCATATGAGGtcaacctgccccttggaccccctcccctcccgtcttctccactCCCTCCTCcctactgcctgctcccaccttgctcacctctttaacctatcgctctctactgttatctttccctcaccattcaaacatgctctggtgtcccctattctcaaaacaaacaacctcgacccttcatcactcactagctaccgccccatctctcttctccctttcgcctccaaactacttgagcgactggtctacagccgtctcacaagctacctctctgaccactccatccttgatccactacaatctggctttcgcccactccactccaccgagactgccctgatgaaagtcaccaatgacctgctttcggccaaatccaaggcccacttctctttgctcatccttctggacctctctgctgcctttgacaccgtggatcaccctctcctcctccgcacactccaaaacgttggcctctctagcaccgtccttgactggtctacctcatacctcactaaccgctcctctgTGACTGCCtctggaaccacctcacacccttcctgttggtgtccctcagggttctgtcctaggcccccttctgttctccctgtacacctctttcaTGGGTGCACTCataaactcctttggccttcaataccacctctatgctgatgacacacaactctaccactcctctcctgatctgtccccctctgtcctctctcaggtctccagctgcctctctgccatctcctcctggatgtctgagcgctctctgaagctcaacatggacaaaactgaactcattatctttcccccagccagagcaacaccccctacaaatatctctatcactgttgacaacactattatctcccccgttccccaactccgctgcctgggcatcactcttgactcctccctctccattgcaccctacatccaagctctggcgcaatcttgtcggttccagctacgcaacattgctcgtatcaggccatttctctacCAAAGTGCAACTAGACTTATCCACTTACTGGTCATCACACGACTCGACTActccaatgttctcctcactggcctcacttgctcccacctcgctcccctccaatctgtcctcaactccgcagctaggctcatcttcctctctccCGCCGCTTCACTTCTGCCACTCacctttgacaaaatctacactggctcccattcccctacagaatcctcttcaaactcctaaccttcacatacaaggccatctctaattccactgctccctacatctccaacctcctctcccttcatactccctcccgcccactacggtcggctgatgaccgtcgcctctcctctgccttggtcactgcttcccatgcacgagttccggATTTTGCCctttgctgcaccccttcagtggaatgcgctcccccgctccataagactctccccgaccttgcaaagcttcaaacgagcactgaaaacccacctatttatcaaagcgtacccctccaatgcataacctagtccttaggctgctcctccatccccctgccccatgccttgaacatctctgctttgcttgcataccgccatcaggcttcctcctgcttgcttgcacctcatgtcatctgtctgtcgcccctccccactagattgttagctcttcagagtagggccctctttcctcttgttgtctaagccctcttctcgacacatttcactcagcgaccatctttacctgctttttctcctactggtaaaggctcctctctatctatagccgccagccccaagtagtacaatgattactccctcgctacttacatctaagctgtattatgttttgagaattgtggtgctctttgttacctgcactccatttttgttatttctttactgttatgctaagttttgtctccctgtactgtcctttgtacggcgctgcaaaacacttgtggcgccctataaataaaatgtaataataataataataaaaaataataatattacccGAGATAGGTGCGATGTGCCGTTGCTGCAGCAATTAAACACCGGCAACGGCACCAGATCTAGCACCCTTCGTGGACTGATTTTGGGCTGAATTTGCACCAAAGTGTTCGGAGTCCTATGGGGCTGctagcacttttgtgcaaattggGGCCGCCATAAAGTGTGGCCGCTGACGCGATGATTCGCACCTGCAATATCATTGCGGTTAATAGGATTGACCCCAAAGGGCCTATATAATGGGTGGCCAAGCTTCTGTGGCTGAATACACCCCTTAGGCATGGGCTCCTGCCACTGCCTTcaccctgtgggcccttcatgccccagtctgacactgctgtagTTGCTTAATATATTTAGCAAATGTATACCGCTCCTTAATGTGTTTTGGTGCTGCTTATAGTGAAGGTGAACACTCCTTTTCTGTTGTTTTCTTAAAACAAGCCTGCTAATATTTTGCTAGGATCCAACAAAAAGACCGCCTGCCTCAGCTGTGCGTAGGCAATTATTGCATGTTAAAGCGATGTAAGGAACATATCACTGTCTGGAAAGTCACAAGTCTTTAGTCTATGGAGAGGCTCAGCAGCATAGGTCTCTTGGTCGGTGTGGTCAGTACTAATATTATACTTGTTTGCCCTTTCCAGTGTAAACCATGATGAGAACCGCATCCCAGCTGACATACCAGAAGCTCGGTGTTTGTGCAGCGGTTGTATCAACCCATTCACCATGCAGGAGGACCTAAGCATGTCCAGTATTCCCATCTTCAGCAAGATCCCTGTGCGCAGGAGGCTGTGTGAGAGCAGCTCCCTGGGACTTAGGGGTCGGCGGAGGAAGAAGTGTCACAAAGAGTACATAGCGGTCATGGAGAACATAGCAGTGGGTTGTACTTGTATCTTCTGAAAACATCAACCCTGTCTGATCCTCACATCTTCATTCCCAAAATAATAATATTGCAAAATGAAGCCAAAGCATGTGCACTTACACATCATCATCTACATGGACATGTGAGATCAGCAAAAACGCTGGGAGCAGGATTGAAATGGGAAAATACTACATAGTAAATGTTACtggcacacacctatacagtgaaaTTAGAACGGAAACCATCTTAAAATGATGGCTCATAAATAGGTTACCGCCATGGCTTATCTTGTCCAGATACAGTTTCTATTATGTTTTACTATATATTTTGCGCATAAAAAACCCCAGAAAGAAATAGTATATTGTAATAAATGGAATTTTGTCAGAACTGCGGTTATTTCTCTATAGTCTGTTAAAGCAACACAT
Encoded proteins:
- the IL17B gene encoding interleukin-17B isoform X1, translated to MCETLSIPLSQLRTLFIQKQLLLYASCLLLAHVLSSDTVKTSKNRKKSHTKGKEDRAHGKTSPDPVLGVNSFAPSPYYSLVEEYEQSLMEMVHQLRNGSEPSGGRCEVNLRLWLSNRRSLSPWTYSVNHDENRIPADIPEARCLCSGCINPFTMQEDLSMSSIPIFSKIPVRRRLCESSSLGLRGRRRKKCHKEYIAVMENIAVGCTCIF
- the IL17B gene encoding interleukin-17B isoform X2 translates to MLGSSRLLLLYASCLLLAHVLSSDTVKTSKNRKKSHTKGKEDRAHGKTSPDPVLGVNSFAPSPYYSLVEEYEQSLMEMVHQLRNGSEPSGGRCEVNLRLWLSNRRSLSPWTYSVNHDENRIPADIPEARCLCSGCINPFTMQEDLSMSSIPIFSKIPVRRRLCESSSLGLRGRRRKKCHKEYIAVMENIAVGCTCIF